The genomic region AAGCGCCGGTTCGCGTACGAGCTGAACCACCGCTGGGAGGGCTTCTACGTCCTCCTCGAGGCGTCGGCCGAGCCTTCGGCCATGGCCGACCTGGACCGGATGCTCTCCCTCACCGACGAGGTCATCCGCCACAAGGTGATCCGCCTGCCCGATGTCGTGGCCAACCGCGCCGTTGCGCGGTCGTCGGCCACGGCGGCGGCGGCGGTCCCCACCGACGGCG from Acidimicrobiales bacterium harbors:
- the rpsF gene encoding 30S ribosomal protein S6, giving the protein MRPYEVMVILDAGLEEDVIRATIDRATGVISAGGGNPGRVDRWGKRRFAYELNHRWEGFYVLLEASAEPSAMADLDRMLSLTDEVIRHKVIRLPDVVANRAVARSSATAAAAVPTDGGESTKEG